The following are encoded in a window of Acropora muricata isolate sample 2 chromosome 6, ASM3666990v1, whole genome shotgun sequence genomic DNA:
- the LOC136919825 gene encoding uncharacterized protein: MVEDSDLFLFGDDLDAVLDALEANDIVDESFNEAVTEVQEDEIVCTLCSKKCKSLSGLKRHMTCKHKDELEDKETECIEGEQCKFTADLLGKMVDEVKQRIVNNKVFSKTIREELMAYSFTNLAEESTEFVQLLKIYQQLMKKKNQEQFYAKFYSTVPLNSCTYFTGLSRNSATLLSTKLADVMLAYSKEKAVITVKNFKFELTEKEKAGLQYIGGYVLHKLHNKNIKSNLSDSKATQQAVALLKAGKEANQAMQDYQKLTTTLNRGGLWSITKPAQTIFTTTEKYFRYFTTDYPLIRIDINEIREKSACDSEVFTAFNCMKAVTELKLDDKIAKDVLQSIIHLYIRVRCFSFSKDVIQKYKLQTKLVKEKALRKQISRASNSSELRND, encoded by the exons ATGGTGGAAGATAGCGACCTTTTCCTGTTTGGAGATGATTTAGACGCGGTTCTTGACGCTTTAGAAGCCAATGATATCGTTGATGAAAGCTTTAACGAAGCTGTAACTGAG gTACAAGAGGACGAGATCGTGTGCACGCTCTGCTCGAAGAAATGCAAAAGTTTAAGCGGTTTAAAGAGACACATGACATGTAAACATAAGGATGAGCTGGAAGATAAAGAAACAGAGTGTATTGAAGGAGAGCAATGTAAATTTACCGCAGATTTACTTGGAAAGATGGTCGACGAAGTGAAACAGCGTATAGTCAACAACAAGGTCTTCTCGAAGACTATTAGAGAAGAGCTTATGGCTTACTCGTTCACCAACTTAGCTGAAGAATCGACAGAATTCGTACAATTGCTAAAGATCTACcagcagctgatgaaaaagaaaaaccaagaacAGTTCTATGCTAAGTTTTATTCTACTGTGCCATTGAATTCATGCACATATTTCACTGGGCTATCTAGAAATTCTGCCACATTGCTATCAACTAAACTTGCAGATGTTATGCTAGCCTACAGCAAGGAAAAGGCAGTCATTACTGTTAAAAACTTTAAGTTTGAACttactgaaaaggaaaaggcTGGATTACAGTATATCGGAGGGTATGTACTACACAAGTTgcacaacaaaaacatcaaGTCAAATCTCAGTGATTCAAAAGCTACCCAGCAGGCAGTTGCTCTACTTAAAGCTGGCAAAGAGGCTAACCAAGCAATGCAAGACTATCAAAAGCTGACCACAACACTAAACCGAGGTGGACTATGGAGCATCACAAAACCAGCTCAAACAATTTTtacaacaactgaaaaatacTTCAGATACTTTACCACTGACTATCCCTTAATAAGAATTGACATTAATGAAATAAGGGAGAAATCAGCATGTGATTCAGAAGTGTTTACAGCTTTCAACTGCATGAAGGCAGTGACAGAACTGAAACTAGATGATAAGATAGCAAAGGATGTGCTACAAAGTATAATTCACTTGTACATTAGAGTTaggtgtttttcattttcaaaagatgTTATACAGAAGTACAAACTGCAGACAAAGCTAGTGAAGGAAAAAGCTCTACGAAAACAGATCAGCAGAGCAAGCAATAGCTCTGAGCTTAGGAACGACTAG